In Tiliqua scincoides isolate rTilSci1 chromosome 12, rTilSci1.hap2, whole genome shotgun sequence, the genomic window agacgcctttaaaaggggattggacgagtttctggaggaaaaatccattatggggtacaagccatgatgtgtatgcgcaacctcctgattttaggaatgggttaagtcagaatgccagatgtaggggagagcaccaggatgaggtctcttgttatctggtgtgctccctggggcatttggtgggccgctgtgagatacaggaagctggactagatgggcctatggcctgatccagtggggttgttcttatgttcttatgagtgtgtTCAGTGGACCATGTGACATTTACTGATAGCTGTCTTAATGCTCAAGCTTTGGTAAAGTTGCTTTAGAAGAGCAGTAAATGCCTTTTAAAGTATTAAAACTTTGATTTCTCTGCCAATAATAAGTGATAATTTAGATAAAAACTAAACCCTTTGtttactgggcaaagaggcacttttgtaAAAGAGTTCCCTTATAGTTAGCAGGGGAAGACCAACTGTTCTGTTCaccccagaaaaagaaaaaaatcacagaatATCTGCTAGTACCTTGAAGACAGACACACTTTAATTTGATGTAAGTTTTTGTGGACTactgtccacttcatcagatacatAAAATCTTAATCTCAGTAGTTCTATATGCGTTTTGTACATATGCACACTGTAGAAGATGGGATATCCTGCCCCATAGCTATTTGCGTTTTTTGTGAACCCCCCTCAAGTGTTGGaggggcaggatagaaatatgtaAAATAAATCCTGAAGGAGGAGGTGGAGTGTAGAAAAGCTTGGgccatatttatatatatatatatataaatacaacTTAAAGATTGTTTACACACTGCCTTTTCTGAGTGGGAAGTTCTGTAAATTTTAGCATGTCAGTTGCACTTTCTTTTAATCTTCAGGCTTTTTAAGTTGTTTTCTCCCAAGCTGCTGGAAGGGAATGGGCTGTATATAGAGAGAGACTGTAGCAGAATTACGCTTGAATCTATAGTGAGTTTGTCAAGTCAGGAAAAGTGGCAGGATCTGACATCAGTGGTCATTTCTGTGATTTGCAGAGTTCATCTTCAGACTTTGTACTTGTTGGTAGTAATGTGACTTGGTGACCCATAACATCATCCTTAACTTGAATGACAGAACACCTCTTTAACCTGAAATTTGCTGCCAAAGAGCTCAACAGAAATGCCAAAAAGTGTGATAAGGAAGAAAAACTTGAGAAGGCCAAAATCAAGAAGGTAAGAAATGAAGCTACTTTGAAATCTTGTCTTATATTCCATTTCATAGTATGCAGTCTGGATGACTTTCTATTTATTTAGAAGCCCAATTGTTAATGCACAGCAAGGGTCTTGGCTTGACTATTTTTGGCCACAGTATGCTTacattgaagaagaaaaaagctcaCACTTTGATTAATGGCTTTCAGAACACGTGTGGCTGAAAGTTAATCCTCACTCTCAATTCTAAAGGAAGTTTCctagcttttttcccttcccctaaatcagccattttcaaccattgtgccatggtacactggtgtgccgtgggagtttgggggagggtcatttattagtagagccattgggagatgtgagccccccaccaacaacatggtgcgccttgtcaatagtcaaaaaactgatggtgtgccttcacaattttagtgccttgccagtgtgccacgagatgaaaaaggtagaaaatcatTGCCCTAAATTGATCAGCTTTAATCAACAAATACATTCCTGGCCAGAAGTTCTTTGAATTATCTATTGCATTGATCAGTTCCAACCCATATTGTATGGTTCCAGCTCAGGCAGGAATCGGAAGGTCTCCAGAAAGTCAATTCCTATAACTTGGATCGTCATGTTCCACATAATAGCAATTCATTTGTCATCTTGGATGTCTCGGTGTGCCTTGACTGCCACTTGATAAAGACTGCAAGAAACAGCCCTGCCTTGTGGCCTCTGCCAGTTTGGAGTCCTTAACGCAGTGTTGATGTGTTTCATGCCTGTTTGAGAAAACTCTGAAACTCGGAGCAATAAGTGATGGCATTCATATGCCATTATTCAGCTCAATGCCCTGCTTCTCTTGGGGAGTGCACACATCTAGACATTAAATTAACACTTGAAGCAGTTGAAAAGTTGTGTTCTGCTTTCTTTAAAAGGCAATTCAGAAAGGCAATACTGAGGTTGCAAGAATACACGCAGAGAATGCAATCCGGCAGAAGAATCAAGGAATCAACTTCTTGCGCATGAGTGCTCGTGTGGATGCCGTAGCAGCTAGAGTTCAGACAGCAGTAACAATGGGCAAGGTATGTAGCTTACCCATGTTCTAGCAAGAAATGCAAGTTGTCAGAACATTCAGATTCCACAGTGCATTTTCAAAGAGGCTTTAGACCAGGCGAATCCACCTATTTTGCTTTAaactttaaatatatttttacacTGGGTCTACCTGGATGGAGTGGTAGCTGAGGGcttactttctagcactggtgcagccatgccaatagggcatgctctgcatcttgtggtaggggggcaatcatggaggcctcctccaggtgagATGTTTGTTcgttttcctcagggctgcattgtggctgttttgccactgaaaagttggataggagtgggccttcAGTGGTTAGATAATATGCTTTGCGTtcagaaagtcccagattcagtcTCTAGCATTTCAAACAGACACTCTCTCCTGTCTGAATTCTTGGAGATCCATGGCCAGTTAGTGCTGACCATACTGAGTCAGATAAATTGGGGGTCCACctctgtgtaaggcagcttcctaggcCCTTAAACAGAAATGCAGTTTAGTAAGAAAATATTGAACCTCCCTAGGAAGCAGCCAGCCAATTAATTCTAATAAGCCACACCATGCAATTCTGTAACTTAATTTCTGTGCCTGTCCCCTTCTTCTAGGTAACAAAATCAATGGCTGGAGTAGTTAAATCTATGGATGCAACACTGAAAAGTATGAACTTGGAAAAGGTAAAATGACCATACTCAGGTGATAaattttgttttcccttttttaaaattttgtgccACCAACTTGACTCTGCTTATCTGCAGATATCTGCTTTGATGGACAAATTTGAGCAGCAGTTTGAGACCTTAGATGTTCAGACACAGCAGATGGAAGACACAATGAGCAGCACCACTACACTAACAACGCCACAGGTAAGATCCCTTAAGGCAACAGCAAAATCTTGTGAGTAGCAGCTCTGCCTAATTGCTGCTAGCTCTGCTTAATTTCTGAGTGCTAATTGCTGGCACTAGGGTGCGTTTTGGCTGTTGTGAGATAGAGCTTCAGAGGAAGAGTGCATTAGAGCAAGAGGTGCTTCTCTGCCTCCTTTAGAGAAAGCAGCAGGCTTGGAATCTTCTCTGCTTGTAAAACACTCCTGTAGTTTTCAAATGGTATTCTGGGGAATCTTGAAACTTCCTCTGGAGTTCCTCAAGAGGCTCCTCAACAAGAAGATGTGAAATGGCAGCCAGTCTTCCTCAAGATTAATGTTAATCCTTTTCctgaggggctcacaatctaaaaagggaCGAGATAAGAGGCCAAATGTACTCAAAATGGTGTTGTAAATAaagtcaatttaaaaaagaaatgaaaagataaATCTTAGGTGTGCTGGTGTCGATGTTCTCTAGAGTTCTGTCCTGAGGCATGTAGATGTTAAATTCCCAGGtcttggagtttttttttttccttctcaagtAGCCTAAACCGCCAGTAGCAGCTCTTGGAAAAAGTGTTGCAGAGTATGGTGTGCTGGGTGGGGGCAGACCACCATCCTAGGCTTGGTGGGCTCTGCTTGAGAAACAAGCAAATGTTAACAAGCCCTCTTGAGAGCTCGTAAGGAATTGTGGTGGGGTGTTGGAGGTAGGCAGAAAAGAAGTTCCTGTCCCATAGCACTATAGTATGACTGCAGAGCTCTAGGGCTAGATTAGTAAGTTCCTGCTCTCTCGGCCCTGAGCAGCCATCGCTACCAGTTTCACTTGCCCAGCTGATACACACTGTTCACCAAGTTCAGAAAGGATTCAAAGCAACTGACAAAtacaccactttttaaaacagcttaaaccagtggttcccaaactgtaggtctggGCCCCACCATTGGGGCATGAACCAACTTTTGGtggattgtgaaactgacaggccagattaggctctgtgcatcaagggttaaacaagctgctacttgggggtggggaaacactgctgcccaatcaccattatagccacaccccttggcatttttaaatcaggcagcagcctgcactgctaaaaagtttgaaaaccactgacataTACAATAAACAGAAATGTAATTGTTTGGACTTGGTTTGAGAAGCTGTGCCTCAAGAGATGAAAACTGTTTAAGTACTTTGGGAAAAATATTTGATAGTTCAAGAACTGGGGTGAGCTGTTTCATCCATTGTGCTTACTTACTGTATGCTTTGATTTGGTCctggtttttttcctccttctagaGTCAAGTAGATCTGCTGCTTCAAGAAATGGCAGATGAAGCTGGGTGAGTACGAGCTTCTGTCAATAAGTTTTTATGCTATCAAGAGCTGACAGTAAATGCTGATGTAGTGCTGTACAGAAAGCAGAGTAGCTTATTAAATGGTTTAATGTTGTGTATTCAGGGAAAACATGGCTGGCTGACTTGGGGTGTTGTGTGTTCTGATAACTTACAAATCAAGGCAGCATTCTTCATGCTGgaactaacttttgcagggagtaATTGGCAGTTCTATCAACAAAGAGAGTCTGGGGTTTACCCCTAGGTGAGCAGGGTGAACTACTTGAGATAGATATCTTGTTTTTATGACAGCTCTGTGGGTAGGTTTTAAGGCTATGTGGGAAGTTTATTTGAGCAGGATTTGCATCTTCCAGGTGTAGCCACCTCCTGGATCATGCAGGAAGAGTGGTGTACAAGGATGGTATCACCTGTTTTGGTTTGTCTTTAAGCTGGCTTGAGCAGAAGCTTGAACAACAGTCATGAAGGAGCACAATGAATGCATTGAGTTCTGAATTGCAGTAAATGTgctggggctgggggataaggtGTCTAACCATCTGCCTTCTGTTTGTGTCCGCTTATAAATAATGCTTGTCTTTAGAATCATTCTGACTTTTTCTTTTATTCTAGCCTTGACCTGAATATGGAGCTACCTCAGGGACAGACTGGCTCTGTTGGTACAAGTGTTGCCTCAACAGAACAGGTAAATGCTCATTACCTATCTTCCTGCTATGGCATACAAAGATGGCTACTGCATCTTACTGTTGAAACCTCAGAACATCTTGACTCAgccaaaccaatgccattttttggatcagtgccccaaatatatGTCTAAGGCACCAAAATTTAAGTTTGGGCTGTGTAATTTGACCAGATTCATCTTATAGAGATGAGGCAGATTGAAAGAGATGACCTTATTGCTGCCTGTGTTCTTTTTCATGTGGTAGCAATGTGCCATTGTATACCTTCTAATGATTCTGAAAACCTGTTGTCCAGTTCAGTCTGATGTAGGCTTTGAAGCATGGATTTTTTGGGTCTAGCAGTGTTGTCTGAGTTCAGTTTCTTCATTCAGTTACTGATGTTGTAGAACAGCGGTTTTCTGCTCATCATGAGCTTGGAACTGATCTCAAatggtggtttgggagttggatttggacctggaagatcaaggttcaaatccctgtccAACCAAGAAGCtttctgggtaaccttgggctggatctctcagtctcacctatctcATAGGGTGGCTGTTGAGGGCAAAAGGAAGGTAGCAACTGTGTATACCactgtgagctccttggaggaagggaggtataaaaatgtgaaaaataaacccCAATCTGCAGTATAGGATTTATGGTTGAGCCTAGTGGCTGTGAGTCCTCTTTCTGTCTGATGCTGGCCAATAAAAGTGCACTAATAATGTCCCTTCATTTCTTCAAGACCAGTCAGAAGGCTGGAGGGCATGCTGTCATGCCACTCTGCCCATTTTGAAAgttggaagaagagaaagaggaggcaAAGCAGAGTTAGGACAGGAGAAAGCTGGTCAAAGCAACCCCTTCAGCATGTCTAATGAAATCTACCTCTTTTGGACTTCTAGGCCCTGCTGTTGTGTTGAGGCCTGAGCCTCCAAATAAAATGATGGTGGCAATAGCACTGCTGTGGCCGTCTGTGGTCCAGTTTTGACTCATGACCCATTTCTCGGTTCTGATCCCAGGTCTCTCactgagctttgtggctgagtgattTGAACTTCCTTGTCTCTGCTCATACTTGCACCTTCTGACCACCATACAGTATTGGCTATCTGACTTAGTAAATATAGAATCTCTGTTTCTTGTTCCAAATTTTGCAGGACGAGCTCTCACAAAGACTGGCACGCCTTCGCGATCAAGTGTAACAAAAAGTCCGGTCTACATTCTTCTTCATACTCTTCCCAAGTGTTCTGTGTACATCATACACTGACTAGGATCTATGTCTCTAATCTCTCTGGATACTTAAATAGGGTACTAATGATCCCTCCTTTTTTGTCTTGCGCTTTCTAAAACACATTCAGCAACTCAAAGGTGGTGTGAACCCTTCAGTGTGTTTTCTAGCTCCGAACATTTTGCAGTTGACGCTTATCTCATCCAAAGACACGGACTGAAATTTCAAATCAAGTGTCATGTCAGCTCACTTAAACTAAAAGGCAAGCAGCCAATCCTGactatgtaattttttttaaaaaacttgtatAGCAGAGTTTTAAATTATGAGCAATGTCTCCGGTTGAATTACTGAGGTGGTGCATGCTAATCGTGTGATTGTCATGCATAATtcattcatttgtgtgtgtgttgtatatgTGTGAGTATAGTTCAAGCATCAGTGGATATTTTCCATGATCTTGTAAACCCAGCATTATAAGGCTTAAATTAAAACTCACTTGGCACATCGTCCTAACTGGAAGCTCATATTGGCATCATCACTTCAGTACCAAAGGAATAAAGTATATTTTTCAATACTCTTGCCTAAATTCTCTTAAATATGATCTCACAGTTGCAATGAGATTTCAAGAACTGCTTCTGGAAGAACAAATTAAAATATCAACTTCAAAATGTCTCCTTTGCATTTGTGGCAGAATTGTATTTATTTGATCTGTTGTGAAAATAGAGAAAGGTGGGCTACTTATGTATGTTTTAAGTCCTGTAGGTTTGCTGCATGTTAATAGTCCTGTCCCCAAGGGGATCACAGTCTAAAAATGTTTTCAGGGAAACAAGGGCCCAGTGAACTCAAAATACACATGCATAAAATCAActtaaaggaaagaaagaaagggtttTGCTGGTGATGATGTTAGAGAGCTGGCCAGGATGCAAATAAATGTTAACCCCCCAAGTCCTGGAAGACTCCTCCACTTCTAGGAGCAGCACCAACTGCCAATGGCaattacacaagccaacacacattttgttgtcttaaaagtaaGCTCTAttattgggtatatttggggttctgattccaaaatggccctatcatgtctagcttCAGAGGTATGGCAtagcctataccatggcttcctcacgaggaagctgcttgaaccattcacaatcAAAGCTGTCCCATGTCTCTGAAACGAGATGTGATAGGGcagaactgatgccattttttggaatcagtgccccaaatttATATAaagccaccataaattttgaaaaaagtttttctgaggCATAGACTTGTTCACTGTTATGGGTGTTTTCAGTACAGATGACAAGCAGTCAAGAGTTCAAATAGTATGCagtgtggaggggtgggggaagctgaAATCTTGGGGAAAttgatatgattgagacatacaaaattatgcagataGAGAgatgtccttttccctctcacaccccccccccccaatcaggggTCATCTACTAAAgctgactgttgggagagttaggacagaccaaagaataTAGTTCCTTACCCAGgatgtaattaatctgtgcaattcccttgccacaggatatggtgatggtatctggcttagatgcctttgaaaggggattggaaagatttctggaagaaaaagtccatcacgggttacaaaccatgatgggtatgtacaacctcctggttttagaagtaggttgccTCAGAAGGCTAGGTGTGAGGgaatggcagcaggatgcaggtctcttgtgtgctccttgaggcatctggtgggccactgagatacaggaagctggatgagatgggcctttgacctgatccagcagagcttttgttgTGTTCTTAAAGCTAGGATGTCATTTAGCCTTCAATTCTGATTACCATTGTCCCTGCCTACTGATTCTACCCCCCCTCCAGTTTGTACATTTTTGGGGAAAAGACCATCTGCTGCCACCCTTTGAAAAAGCATCCTCCCCATCAGTCTACCTGCCCAGCGAAACTGCCTCGCCACTTTTGGAGGTTGATGCT contains:
- the CHMP1B gene encoding charged multivesicular body protein 1b, producing the protein MSAMEKHLFNLKFAAKELNRNAKKCDKEEKLEKAKIKKAIQKGNTEVARIHAENAIRQKNQGINFLRMSARVDAVAARVQTAVTMGKVTKSMAGVVKSMDATLKSMNLEKISALMDKFEQQFETLDVQTQQMEDTMSSTTTLTTPQSQVDLLLQEMADEAGLDLNMELPQGQTGSVGTSVASTEQDELSQRLARLRDQV